A single window of Aspergillus oryzae RIB40 DNA, chromosome 8 DNA harbors:
- a CDS encoding chloride channel protein (Cl- channel CLC-3 and related proteins (CLC superfamily)) yields the protein MAADNPTGGPGIVTESTPLLRDQPTPFSRTPKDGRSVTASTYDGDLLPYNSYSTIDWLQGLIKDSARRSQVESPPRHSIRMRVATWWDLTQGWVAAFAVGILTAGVAFAVDVSVETVADWKEGYCARSIWLNRRACCSVAEFDGSCSQWTPWAQGFSSRYAIYVGFALLFGLISVSLTMTTKASMPAANSNNSIGQGQPQKGDKVATGKILYLASGSGIPEIKTILSGFEIPHLLDLKVLVVKAVGAVFAVATGMCLGKEGPFVHISTCVGYLVGSLVPKYAANERKMREMLAVACSAGLSVAFGAPIGGVLFSYEEISTYFPRRVLWRSYLCSLVAAAALKELDPAGTGQLVLFETNYGVDYDVTHYVIFIFLGICGGVFGGVFCQANFAWSKSFRQLRLIKRSPVLEVFLVVLLTALLQYPNQMIRDTGDIVMQRLLVDCNVVSENWICQQEALDEKGGYYAWLISGTFIKLILTTITFGCKVPSGIIIPALDGGALFGRMVGQLIPDISPGIFAMVGSAAFLAGVSRMTVSLAVIMFELTGEVKFIPPFMIAILTAKWVADRICADGVYDLAQHLQGHPFLDSERALAKVRELRTTGETALVEALVPPPETMEAITVFTGPNYRVAPSILRAKLEGLRARGLIDAGLVFVNDQGLCHGYITQAELGDALDAVARLDDDGDINLLDGIFSGLINRSPVSVSAKAPLEYAVEMFDKLGLRYLIVVEEETARVAGVVVKKRLLKLLDE from the coding sequence atggctgcagaTAACCCGACAGGCGGCCCCGGCATTGTTACAGAGTCAACACCTCTTCTCAGGGACCAACCAACCCCGTTTTCCCGCACGCCCAAGGATGGGCGTTCCGTGACAGCTTCCACCTACGATGGTGACCTTCTCCCATACAACAGCTATTCCACAATTGATTGGCTCCAGGGCTTGATCAAGGACAGCGCGCGACGCAGCCAGGTCGAGTCACCGCCTCGCCACAGCATCCGGATGCGTGTGGCTACCTGGTGGGACTTGACACAGGGCTGGGTGGCAGCCTTTGCCGTTGGCATCCTGACTGCCGGTGTTGCCTTTGCCGTGGACGTGAGCGTTGAGACGGTGGCAGACTGGAAGGAAGGGTACTGTGCAAGGAGCATCTGGCTGAACCGCAGGGCATGCTGCTCGGTGGCCGAGTTTGATGGTTCCTGTTCCCAGTGGACGCCTTGGGCGCAAGGCTTTAGCTCCAGATACGCTATCTATGTCGGATTTGCCCTGCTATTTGGCCTCATTTCCGTCAGCTTGACAATGACGACCAAGGCGTCCATGCCAGCCGCGAACTCGAACAACAGCATAGGTCAGGGTCAGCCCCAGAAAGGTGACAAGGTTGCCACGGGCAAGATCCTGTACTTGGCGTCTGGTAGTGGAATACCGGAGATCAAGACTATCCTCTCTGGCTTTGAAATCCCGCACTTACTGGATCTCAAAGTCCTGGTGGTCAAGGCTGTCGGAGCCGTCTTTGCCGTGGCCACGGGTATGTGCTTGGGCAAGGAAGGCCCGTTTGTCCACATCTCGACCTGCGTCGGATACCTCGTCGGATCACTCGTCCCCAAGTACGCGGCAAATGAGCGAAAGATGAGAGAGATGCTCGCCGTTGCCTGTTCTGCAGGTCTGTCCGTCGCCTTCGGCGCGCCGATTGGCGGTGTGCTCTTCAGCTACGAGGAAATTAGCACCTATTTCCCACGCCGGGTCCTCTGGCGGTCATATCTCTGCTCCCTTGTCGCCGCGGCAGCCCTGAAGGAGCTGGACCCGGCTGGGACTGGCCAGCTCGTTCTCTTTGAGACCAACTACGGCGTCGACTATGACGTCACTCACTATGTGatattcatcttcctcggcatctGCGGCGGTGTGTTTGGTGGCGTGTTCTGCCAGGCGAACTTCGCGTGGTCCAAGTCGTTTCGTCAGCTCCGATTGATCAAGAGAAGCCCGGTCTTGGAGGTGttcttggtggtcttgctCACGGCCCTACTCCAGTACCCCAACCAAATGATCCGAGATACTGGTGATATCGTTATGCAGCGTCTGCTCGTAGACTGCAATGTCGTGAGTGAAAACTGGATCTGCCAGCAAGAGGCTCTTGATGAGAAAGGCGGATACTACGCCTGGTTGATCTCGGGGACATTCATTAAGCTCATCTTGACCACCATCACGTTTGGTTGCAAGGTGCCATCAGGCATTATTATCCCAGCCCTGGACGGAGGTGCATTATTTGGACGCATGGTGGGTCAACTGATACCAGACATCTCGCCGGGCATCTTCGCCATGGTCGGGTCGGCTGCCTTCCTTGCCGGGGTCAGCAGGATGACAGTCAGCTTGGCAGTCATCATGTTTGAGCTGACGGGTGAGGTCAAATTCATTCCACCGTTCATGATCGCCATCCTGACGGCGAAATGGGTCGCCGATCGCATTTGCGCGGATGGCGTGTACGACCTGGCCCAGCACTTGCAGGGCCATCCTTTCCTGGACTCAGAGAGAGCCCTTGCCAAAGTTAGGGAGCTTAGGACCACCGGAGAGACTGCCCTAGTCGAAGCCCTCGTCCCCCCACCCGAGACGATGGAGGCAATAACCGTGTTTACTGGCCCCAACTACCGTGTCGCACCATCCATTCTCCGAGCTAAGCTGGAGGGCCTCAGAGCCCGAGGTTTGATAGATGCCGGCCTCGTGTTTGTGAACGATCAAGGCTTATGCCACGGTTACATTACACAGGCTGAGCTTGGGGATGCGCTGGATGCTGTTGCCaggctggatgatgatggtgacatCAACCTTCTGGATGGCATCTTCTCTGGGCTCATTAATCGGAGTCCAGTATCCGTGTCAGCAAAGGCACCTCTGGAGTATGCTGTAGAAATGTTTGACAAGTTAGGGCTCAGGTACCTAATTGTTGTCGAGGAGGAGACAGCCCGTGTGGCGGGTGTGGTGGTCAAGAAACGTCTCTTAAAGTTATTAGATGAGTAA
- a CDS encoding uncharacterized protein (predicted protein), which produces MASPSFIYPNLMLNPVSLVDPFPSQWRITAKVNEYAYEMEENELEYGFRVPCFRAKFHCEEVGNPGHQAYMVLYMQIPFTGTEYTSPDMRTQQASSDLPDVALEEFKCYQTLKDIHCEHTPTLIGSSKEAQGPDGWVPGGYLFYFAFTKVPGVRLKSGVIGKGLFYTLPLPQRDQIREAFKVAYTTGVRPQWVAQDSLFWDDTTGKVLVHDPLRIIFAFVSYFYVQLTTSPGEWEPRLWKHWFLDEGRITGGKTMNQ; this is translated from the exons ATGGCGTCTCCAAGTTTCATTTACCCTAACCTTATGCTCAATCCTGTCTCCTTGGTTgatccttttccttcccagtGGCGCATTACGGCCAAAGTCAACGAGTACGCTTatgaaatggaagagaatgaattAGAATATGGATTCCGTGTTCCGTGTTTTCGGGCAAAGTTTCACTGTGAAGAGGTTGGCAATCCGGGCCACCAAGCGTATATGGTACTTTATATGCAAATCCCTTTTACAGGGACCGAATATACATCACCAGACATGCGGACTCAGCAAGCCTCATCTGACCTCCCTGACGTTGCACTTGAGGAGTTTAAATGCTATCAAACGCTAAAGGATATACACTGTGAGCATACACCTACACTAATCGGCTCCAGTAAAGAAGCCCAAGGTCCGGATGGCTGGGTCCCCGGTGGCTATCTGTTTTATTTCGCGTTCACCAAAGTTCCAGGGGTTCGGTTGAAGTCAGGAGTTATTGGCAAAGGGCTTTTTTACACGCTACCATTACCTCAGCGAGATCAAATCCGTGAGGCCTTCAAGGTTGCATACAC AACCGGCGTCCGCCCCCAATGGGTTGCGCAGGACAGTCTCTTCTGGGACGATACTACAGGAAAAGTGTTAGTCCACGATCCACTTCGTATTATCTTTGCATTCGTCTCATATTTCTATGTGCAG CTAACAACCAGTCCGGGGGAATGGGAGCCACGCTTGTGGAAACACTGGTTTTTGGATGAAGGCCGTATAACTGGTGGAAAGACCATGAATCAATAA